The Bacillota bacterium DNA window GGGGAGTGCTTCTTGAAGGGTCGGTACGTATCCTTTGTGGTGACCAAGGGGCAATTTCTCCGGGCAGGCCTGATGGTATTCCTTTTGGTGGTGGTGGCTACAGCTCCCCTGTGGGTTAAGGCTGGGGCCCGTCTGCTCACCGGAGTGGAACCGGGGGTAACCTTAGCCGGAGTTCCCGTGGGGGGCAAGCTGGAGCGGGAAGTGAAGGAACTCGTTGAAGAATTAGCCATGGCAGCGATGTTCTTACCCAAGGACGCGGCCATTGAACCAACCACCGGAGAAGTGATTCCCGATACCTCCGGTCGCTATGTTGATGTGATGGCTACCGTCGGGAAGGTAATGACCGCGCCTGCGGGAGCAAAAATAGATCTGGTTGCCCTCGAGGTGGCAGCTACACTGTCTAAAGAAGCCCTGCAGCCCATCTACCAGGGCCCGAC harbors:
- a CDS encoding polysaccharide deacetylase family protein, which gives rise to MKGRYVSFVVTKGQFLRAGLMVFLLVVVATAPLWVKAGARLLTGVEPGVTLAGVPVGGKLEREVKELVEELAMAAMFLPKDAAIEPTTGEVIPDTSGRYVDVMATVGKVMTAPAGAKIDLVALEVAATLSKEALQPIYQGPTDSKQMAFTVNVDWGQEVLPGMLELFADRNVKVTFFLTGRWAEKFPEDAAKLAAAGHEIANHGLKHDHPKQLSDWDLTRLIVENEKVLRSITGEAAKLFAPPYGEVDARITKIAAQNG